Proteins encoded within one genomic window of Methanosarcina barkeri str. Wiesmoor:
- a CDS encoding TetR/AcrR family transcriptional regulator has product MNETNQQILYYARNFLQCRGYNGFSYKDISQKLGIKNAAIHNYYPKKEDLVAALLENSRKNLAANITQIVESGGSARDQLQYYFDYALKEFDEGKSICPPGSVILDFEKLPEKVKKQNLLLMDDILAWISRVLKIGLEQGEFNFSGSVEARAELVVEALMGARQLSSIRGRKTLVRSISLIKSDLGWKD; this is encoded by the coding sequence ATGAACGAGACTAATCAGCAAATACTTTATTATGCAAGGAATTTTTTGCAATGTCGGGGTTATAATGGATTTAGTTACAAAGATATTTCTCAGAAATTGGGAATAAAGAATGCAGCAATTCATAATTATTACCCCAAAAAAGAAGATCTAGTTGCAGCTTTGCTCGAAAACAGCAGAAAGAATTTAGCTGCAAATATTACTCAAATAGTGGAATCTGGAGGCTCAGCCCGTGATCAGCTTCAATACTACTTTGATTACGCATTGAAGGAGTTTGATGAAGGTAAAAGTATCTGCCCCCCAGGCTCGGTAATTCTCGATTTTGAAAAACTTCCGGAGAAAGTTAAAAAACAAAACCTTTTGTTGATGGATGATATCCTGGCCTGGATTTCCAGAGTTCTTAAAATAGGTCTGGAACAGGGGGAGTTTAATTTCTCTGGTTCTGTAGAAGCACGTGCAGAATTAGTAGTTGAAGCCTTGATGGGTGCCAGACAATTATCCAGTATAAGAGGAAGAAAAACGCTTGTTAGATCTATTTCTCTAATTAAATCCGACCTTGGGTGGAAGGACTGA
- a CDS encoding DUF1638 domain-containing protein: protein MPTMSIISCKIMQDEIIWILENDSSIDEIFVVDNENIREFVEKLDKVNLQYKVLSLEDISSLPEIKSECKKYTVLIHLMELGLHRSPKELKIKVYETIKTLAPFSSGILLFYGLCGNVLGNVEKDFQCSSISCPVRILKDKDHRIVDDCIGATVGGVKNYLRILKSVSDAGTYLFTPMYSKGWKELLDLNKLNKDPAKALKLMKKTHEMIGYKRVAKINTGLKYTENFDASIQEFADLFDFEILEFDDGNQEIFKDCYNELKMEI, encoded by the coding sequence ATGCCCACTATGAGTATTATTTCGTGCAAGATAATGCAGGACGAAATCATCTGGATTCTTGAAAATGACTCTTCCATTGATGAGATTTTCGTAGTTGATAATGAAAATATCCGGGAATTTGTAGAAAAGCTGGATAAAGTAAACCTTCAGTATAAAGTGCTCTCTCTGGAAGACATTTCCTCACTTCCCGAAATCAAAAGCGAATGCAAGAAATACACGGTTTTGATCCATCTGATGGAACTTGGCCTTCATAGAAGTCCTAAGGAGTTGAAAATTAAGGTATATGAGACTATAAAGACTCTCGCTCCTTTTTCATCGGGGATTTTGCTCTTTTACGGTTTATGTGGAAATGTACTGGGGAACGTTGAAAAAGATTTCCAATGTAGTTCAATCTCATGTCCGGTTCGTATTCTCAAAGATAAAGATCACAGAATTGTAGATGACTGCATAGGGGCTACTGTGGGAGGAGTCAAAAACTATCTAAGGATACTCAAAAGTGTTAGTGATGCTGGAACATATCTTTTTACTCCCATGTACAGCAAGGGCTGGAAGGAACTACTTGACCTGAATAAGCTAAATAAAGACCCTGCTAAAGCATTGAAATTAATGAAAAAGACCCACGAAATGATTGGTTACAAAAGAGTTGCTAAGATTAATACTGGTCTTAAATACACTGAAAATTTCGACGCTTCTATTCAGGAATTTGCAGATTTGTTTGATTTCGAAATTTTGGAATTCGATGATGGTAATCAGGAAATTTTTAAAGATTGCTATAACGAACTCAAAATGGAGATTTAG
- a CDS encoding DUF1638 domain-containing protein, whose amino-acid sequence MPVLSIIACEMLEDELAYVLSEDHDLNQLIVVENRQSFRFVRKLKSRNCQPRLFPLDKVPIFLKEANNSVYNSVSVNLLKLLLKFPFFKKLTPNIRGKSKEKNKEKPIVVVNTLKLGLHADCQLLRSEIYQNISKMAAFSDGILIFYGNCGHSLRNTEADFKDLPCSLYFLKDEKGEIVDDCISVALGGNDTYAKVMQSGSGTGMIYLTPMWASSWKQMRMESNDTSDFNDNFLKKHYRKVVKISNEISMGSEFDKNVLNYARTFNMSIAEMEESMKVASKSYLNAKNDVCKKAVSD is encoded by the coding sequence ATGCCTGTACTTAGCATAATTGCCTGTGAAATGCTTGAAGACGAACTGGCATATGTCCTCTCAGAAGACCACGACTTAAATCAATTGATTGTAGTTGAAAACAGGCAAAGTTTCAGGTTTGTTCGAAAGCTTAAATCCAGAAATTGCCAGCCAAGACTTTTTCCTTTGGACAAAGTACCTATTTTTTTAAAAGAGGCAAATAACTCTGTATACAACTCTGTATCTGTGAATCTTTTGAAACTTTTATTGAAATTTCCTTTTTTTAAGAAACTAACTCCTAATATCAGAGGAAAGAGTAAAGAAAAGAACAAGGAAAAGCCTATTGTAGTTGTAAATACTCTGAAGCTTGGCCTACATGCAGATTGCCAACTCTTAAGGTCTGAAATCTACCAAAATATTAGTAAAATGGCAGCTTTTTCAGATGGTATTCTTATTTTCTATGGAAACTGTGGTCACTCTTTAAGGAACACAGAAGCTGATTTTAAAGATCTTCCTTGCTCTCTTTATTTTCTTAAAGATGAAAAAGGAGAGATTGTGGATGACTGCATCAGCGTAGCTCTTGGGGGCAACGATACTTATGCCAAAGTTATGCAGAGTGGGAGCGGTACGGGTATGATATACCTGACTCCCATGTGGGCTTCCAGTTGGAAACAAATGAGAATGGAATCTAACGACACTTCTGACTTCAATGATAACTTCTTGAAAAAGCATTACCGAAAGGTTGTCAAAATCAGTAATGAGATTTCTATGGGAAGTGAATTCGATAAAAATGTCTTAAATTATGCCAGGACTTTTAATATGAGCATTGCTGAAATGGAAGAAAGTATGAAGGTAGCAAGTAAGTCCTATCTAAATGCCAAAAACGACGTCTGCAAGAAAGCAGTATCAGATTAA
- a CDS encoding DUF134 domain-containing protein, with protein sequence MVDFEHSARQFRPLCPENEIPEEILLTIDELEAMRLSFLEKLSQSEAAVHMEVHQSTFQRALKKALEKVTEALVYGKAIRIEGGDYRMPRGDGTGPAGQGQVGGGRRRGQGRGQGGRFGGSEGTCVCPACGYETPHIPGVACNQVKCEKCGSPMVRK encoded by the coding sequence ATGGTGGATTTCGAACATTCGGCAAGGCAGTTTAGGCCTTTATGTCCAGAAAACGAAATTCCCGAAGAGATCTTGCTGACAATAGACGAACTCGAGGCCATGAGACTCAGCTTTCTAGAAAAGCTTTCCCAGAGTGAAGCTGCAGTCCATATGGAGGTTCATCAGTCCACTTTTCAGAGGGCGCTGAAAAAAGCACTTGAAAAAGTAACTGAAGCGCTTGTCTATGGGAAAGCGATAAGAATTGAAGGAGGAGATTACAGGATGCCAAGAGGAGACGGTACAGGTCCTGCAGGTCAGGGCCAGGTTGGCGGTGGAAGACGCCGCGGACAGGGCAGAGGCCAGGGAGGACGGTTCGGCGGAAGTGAAGGAACCTGCGTATGTCCTGCCTGTGGGTATGAGACTCCCCATATTCCGGGGGTTGCCTGCAACCAGGTGAAGTGCGAGAAATGCGGAAGTCCTATGGTCAGAAAGTGA
- a CDS encoding DUF5320 domain-containing protein — translation MPHGDRKGPMGDGPKTGRSMGYCSGSDSPGYMTRVHADENRNIGRGANRGVGRGIGRGVGRGVGRGVGRDAGRDAGRGIGRDAGRRAGAGFYCGKTPGFGRVRGFASRDRYPGYSYPEPAQKKEESNIDFLENRIESLKQELGTLMESLKRLQSQKSDENKQIDK, via the coding sequence ATGCCACATGGAGACAGAAAAGGTCCGATGGGTGATGGACCAAAGACAGGAAGATCTATGGGTTACTGCTCAGGTAGTGACAGTCCGGGTTATATGACCAGAGTTCATGCAGATGAAAACCGGAACATTGGCCGTGGAGCTAACCGTGGTGTAGGTCGAGGTATAGGTCGAGGTGTAGGTCGAGGTGTAGGTCGAGGTGTAGGTCGAGATGCAGGTCGAGATGCAGGTCGAGGTATAGGTCGAGATGCAGGTCGTAGAGCAGGTGCAGGTTTCTACTGCGGGAAAACACCAGGTTTTGGAAGAGTTAGAGGGTTTGCTTCCCGAGATAGGTATCCTGGATATTCCTATCCTGAACCTGCCCAGAAAAAGGAAGAGTCAAATATCGATTTCCTTGAGAACCGGATAGAGTCCCTGAAACAGGAACTTGGAACTCTTATGGAAAGTTTAAAGAGACTGCAGTCCCAGAAAAGCGATGAAAATAAACAAATTGACAAATAA